The sequence below is a genomic window from Salicibibacter cibarius.
GAATTTAGACGCGACCGCCGTAGAAAGCACGGCATCATTAACGTTTGCAAGCCGTGCCGCAATCACGCGGAAAAATCAGCGGGCAATTATCACCGTGTCTATTTTATGCGCCACAAAAGAAAATCCGAACAGCAGCGCAATCAAGACGTTTTAACCTATGATCAATACAAAGACCTTGTACAACGCGACTCATGCCCTTATTGCGGTATTGCCAATGACAGCAACACCACGTTTACAATCGATCACATAACGCCGAAACCAAAAGGTCCGCATAGCCAAGCAAATATCACATATTGTTGCGCAAGTTGTAATGCGGCCAAGGGCACCCGCGACCTGTTAACGTTTTTTGAACAGTCCAAATCGTTTACCTTACCTTTGTTTTTGACGTTTTTGAGCGAATGGGCGCAAGCAAACGGCCAGGAACCGGCTGACATGATGGATCACGTTATGTTTGGTTACCAGGCGGTGGCCGCCCAATGACAGATATACTTACGCAGCTAAATGATGACATGAACGAAATAGAAGCAGCAAAAGCGCGGCAAGTGGCGGCATTTTGGCAGCAGATCGAAAAAGAGGCGGTGAATCGCGGTGAATCAGAGAAAAAGCCAATCATTACAACATCGGATTGAGCAGCACGCCTCGAAAAATTGCGCTTTCCATGAAGGTAAGAACGGCTGCAAACTCACAAATCACGGAAAATGTATGTACTCATTCCGAGCGGACCAACCGACAGGAAACATGTGCGGCTATTTTATGAAATACGTTGCGCCCGGTGATCCGGATTTATACGCCGAATATGTTCAGTGTTTACCAGTTGGCCATCCGTTAAAACTGGCGGAAAAAACAGACGACATGCCAAATTGCACCGAATGCGGCCGCCCGTTTGCTCGAAAATCCAACAGCCAAAAATATTGTACTACTTGCAAGTATGAAGTTAGACGCAAACAAAAAGCCGAAAATGAACGTAAGCGACGGACTAACACCATGGACACACCGAAGTAATAAATGCCCGTTTCACAAGGGATACAGAAGCTCATGAGGTGTATTATCGGGCTGGTGCGACTATTACATCCTAATGTGCGGATTGTGTATTTCTATATGTCCATAAAACGGAGGGCGTTCTATTGACAGAATATTTAGGCATAAACCGAATTGAACGAAACTTTAACCGGTATGGCGAGCAGTCAATGCGGATTGTCACCGAATGGCCGGACGGGAGTTATACTTACCCACGTCATGACTTCCGCCCGCCGACGATTTACGGACATTGGGCGGTCGTTCATTACAATGTAAGCAAAACGCGATCTTACCATGTTGATGTAGTCGCGACCGTGTATGATGCCGCCAAAATGAACAAGCCTGACGAAACAATAACGCTGAAGTATCGGAAAAATCACCGGATAGCCAGCAATCAGGCGGAACATGATGTATCCAAAACGTTGTATGAACGAGGATTTCGTAAAATACTGGACTGGGAGGACGTAAAAGAATGGCAGAAATAGCACGGATAAGGATATGTATAGCGGAAAATGGTGGTGCTGGGGTGCATATATCACGACGATTACCCAACGGAAGGTACAGCCTATATAAAGTTGGGTCCGTCCACTTGCCTGGTGACGACGACTCCAAACGTACCAAATTTTTGCAACTGTTACCGCAACTTTACGACGAACTACCGCCTCAAACCGAAATGATCCATATCGCTGCTACTCATCCGTTTTTGCGAAACAAGGAATTTAAGCAGAAAGCGAAGGATGTCTCGGACTTGCCGATGCGTCTGTATGGCATTCGTCGCATGAAGGCACAAGCGCGTTGGGAATTAAAGACGCTAGCAGAAGATGCTGAACGCGGTTACCCGGTTTGGGCGATTATAAATGATTGGCAATCGGCAGGTGACGATGGTGAACAGCAAGCTACGTGAAGCACGCGGAGAGCCACGAATAGCCACGCGAGTAAACGACATTAATGCGCCGTGGATTGACGCCTTGATACTAAAAAACCCGTCGGAATTTGGGCACCTAGAACATCGTAGGACCAAACTACAATGCGTAACATTTGCACATAAACCTTGGGGGCGATAGCTTGCGTTTGAAAAAGTGTATCACTACGCAACAATTAACAGGCGATTTGTCCGGTATAACGGCAACCGTGCGGGTGATTAACGAAGAAACCGGCGAAGTTGTGCGGCATTTGGAGCGTACTTACTGGAACGTGCCGCCGTTTATTGTAGGGAAACGCATAAAAGATGCTGCTTACGAGTTGGCACAGGACGCAGGTTTTGAACATGTAACGGAATTTCACGAAAAGGAAGCGATAGAATGAGCGAATATAAAGAAATTAGCGACCAGTTAGAGGCGGCCAAAAATCAGCGAGACTTTACCGCCGTGGTGGCGTTAAGCAACAAATTAAAGCAGCTAACGCCGGCTCGTCCGGCCGACATGCCAACGGACGACCTGGAAGCCGCGAAGCAACAAGCCGCAGAGGTCGGAGACTTTGCGGAGGTTGTACGGTTATCCAACGCCTTGATCGATCGAAAAGAGGCGCAAGGCGATGAAATATAATTTATACGTTTCGTATGTCGAGAATGACCGTCACGCCGTCGTTAGTTGGTTGTTAAGCGATTATACAGGAGTGGTGGACAGCGACATTTACATCGTCACGGGCAAAGCAAAACAAGACGCAAACCGGGCGTTACATATTGGATTGACAAGGGCTTTGCGCCGATCAGCGAAAGCAACCGGCGCCCCGATGCAGTTAACACTTTATATGGATAAAAGCGTTATAAGTACGATTGGTTTCGAGTTAATCGACGTCGATCAACCGAAACATGACGGCTTGTTGATGCAAACACAGCGAAGTTTGAAGCGGTTCGATAGTTGGCAGGGCGCTAATTTTAGCGACGAAAACGACTTGCGACCGGAAGAATCAGCCGTTATTGATGACGGCATGGACACTCTAGCATTTTCGGAAACGTTTAAAGGGCGTTGCCAACTGCTCATGTGGCGTCTTACGAAACCAAACAAAGTTATTACGTAAAGGAAGCGATAAAGAATGTTTAATTACGATATGCCAAAGAGCGTACAGGAAAAGATCAACGAATATGAACGGATCGGCGACGATCGTAAGGCCGCCGTTGGTCAACACAACGACCGCGCCGAAGAATTGAGCGCCGAAAAGATCAAAAAAGAAACCGAATTGAAGGCGTTGGTTGATGAAGGGGTTCGGAATCCAAGCAAATTGGACGAAGCCAAGGAAACGGAATTGCGCCGGGATATTGCTTCGCTTGAATTTCAAATTACAGGCGCCCAGGATCGAGCAAAACGCGCCCGGTCACTTGATCGCGACGACCAAAATCGAGCAGCGATTGATGCGATCCAAACCGCTAAGGATTACAGCGACCGCAAATACAGAAAAGAATACCCGGAGAAATTGCAGGCGATTGCCGAAGCGAAAACGGCCTATTTGCAGACTTTGGCCGATTATCACGACCTTAAAGAGAAATGTACGGACGTGGTTCACGAAGCCGCAAGACAAACGCAACCTAATAAGCTGGACCACGTTGGCCGCCCTTATGCTTCGAGACATCCTATTGCGTGGAATCACCATGATAGTGCCTATTCAGACGGCTCTCGTTACACTGTTACGACAATCGAATTAAATAATGCGCTGGATCACGGCGTAGTCAAACAAGACGGAAAACGAGTATGAGAAAGGAATATTTGAAAATGAACGAACAAGAAACATTCGAAGCAGTGTATAATTTAACGGAAAATTTAGATATATTAGAAACAACCATAAAGAGCGCCTATCAACCGGGCGCTTTTCCTATTTCCGCAAAGAAACTCGAACGAGACGCCCGCGAACTCCAAGCGAACACTGACGATGCAGACGTCTGGATGCTTGCGGTCAAGGTTGCAAGGTGCGCAAAACAGGCGGCGCAGTT
It includes:
- a CDS encoding HNH endonuclease — translated: MSNQAECKHCHKTKPVSEFRRDRRRKHGIINVCKPCRNHAEKSAGNYHRVYFMRHKRKSEQQRNQDVLTYDQYKDLVQRDSCPYCGIANDSNTTFTIDHITPKPKGPHSQANITYCCASCNAAKGTRDLLTFFEQSKSFTLPLFLTFLSEWAQANGQEPADMMDHVMFGYQAVAAQ